AAGAGGAGCAAGGGAGGGGAGCTTTGGCTCCTGCAGTTGAGGTGATGGAGGGGAGAGGGCTTCCCAAAGGGTGTCCCGGGGCTGGCAGTGCTGTCCTTCATCCACATAGGAGGTTAAGCCTGCTGTAAGCCCTCGGTAAGATCCAGCTATTCCCAGAGCTCGTGGCACACCCCTGATCCTGCCCTGCTCTTGTGCTGAGCAGGAGGTGGTGGTTTGGGCATCGTCACCCTGCGGGTTTGGCTTTGTGCAGTGCCACCGAGCTCGGAGGGAGCCCtcgccacctcctccccctggaGCTGGCACAGCACCTGGGGCAAAGCAAGGCTGCGATTATCCCATGGAGGGCAAAGGGTGTGCTGGGTGGGTGTTTGACCCTCCAGCCAGCCCTGCACCTGCGTGACGCCACACGCCACGCGTGGAGGTGACACGGTGCCAGGAGGTGACATGGTGCCAGGAGGTGACAAGGTGCCAAGGAGCCTTGCTCGTGGGCATTTCCACCAAGAAAACAGAGCCCGCTGTCACCTCCCGAGCAATTCGGCTCGGCCACAAGGCTGGGAGGAACAGCGAAGAGGCAGGGAatgagggaaggaggcagggaaggagggcaggaggccgTGAGGGAAGCGGCGGCGCGGCCCCTCCTCCCGGGCGGGGcggcaggcggcggccggcAGTCCCCGAGCCCCGGCTCGGCGTGGAGCCGCCAGCGGCCGAGCCGAGCCCTGCCGAGCCCAGGAGAGCCCAGcagggccgagccgagccgggctgggccgagccgagccgggccgggccgggccgcggccATGGGCGCCGGGTtgtgaggggaggaggaggggggggcgggcggCAAGGGGCGCCCCGCAGGCGGCCATGGGGAACATCTCGTCCAACATCTCCGCCTTCCAGTCCCTGCACATCGTCATGCTGGGGCTGGACTCGGCGGGGAAGACGACGGTGCTGTACCGGCTGAAGTTCAACGAGTTCGTCAACACCGTGCCCACCATCGGCTTCAACACCGAGAAGATCCGGCTGAGCAACGGCACGGCCAAGGGCATCAGCTGCCACTTCTGGGACGTGGGCGGCCAGGAGAAGCTGCGCCCGCTCTGGAAGTCCTACAGCCGCTGCACCGACGGCATCATCTACGTGGTGGACTCGGTGGACGTGGACCGGCTGGAGGAGGCCAAGACGGAGCTGCACAAGGTGACCAAGTTCGCCGAGAACCAGGGCACGCCGCTGCTGGTCATCGCCAAcaagcaggacctgcccaaGTCCCTGCCGGTGGCCGAGATCGAGAAGCAGCTGGCCCTGCACGAGCTCACCCCCTCCACCACCTACCACATCCAGCCCGCCTGCGCCATCATCGGCGAGGGGCTGACGGAGGGCATGGACAAGCTCTACGAGATGATCCTGAAGCGGAGGAAGTCCCTCAAGCAGAAGAAGAAGCGGTAGAAGCCCGCAGACGCGTGGACGGGTGGGAATGCAGACAAAGGAACCGAGGGGGAGAGAGAACCAAAGCGAtcctgttttttgtgttttccttttttttttttttccttctttttattttttttttgtccctttccAAACGAAACGACGACAATAGCGGTGATAACAATACCGCTCCTGCTAGCCAAGCCCTGATCCTGACTGCGGGCGAGAGCCAGGATCTCCTTCTCCCGCTCTTCCCCCTTGCCCACCACCCTTTCCCCGGCCGGAGGGCGGCGTGGAGCACAGGGTGGCTGCTGGGCTCCGAGCTGGAGATGCCCTGAGCCCCCTGGCCGGGCTGGAGATGCCCTGAGCCCCCCTGGCCAGGCTGGAGATGCTCTGAGCGGGACAAGATGCCGCGGGCGGCCGAGAGCCCATGGAGCCGGGGTGGCCGCCCCAGCGCCCCTCCGTCCTTGCGGGGCACGGAGGCCAAGGGGTGAACAGGGCAGGACCCTGTTAAAGTGCATTTGAGAGAGGGCGAACGCGCGCCTGGAGCTTTTAATGCAAGGTCAGCCGGCAAGGAGGGCGGCTCTCGGCTGCCTTCATCCCTCACTGGGGGGCTGGAGTAGCGTAAAATGGGGGAGATGGCCGAGGGGACAAAACCTGGACGAGGGGACAAACCCCAGCCATGGGGACAAACCCCGGCCGAGGGGACAAATCCAAACCCCGCGGGCTGGTGTTTTAGGGAGCagatgagtgcagagcacaagGGCAGGCAGCCTTCAGTAATGCCGCAGCGGCTGGGGGTGTGTAGCAGCTGGTGACTGGTGCTGAGCTTTAAGctgtttgcttaaaaaaaaagaaaaaaaaaaaaaaagggtgaagTGAGGGGCGTCCAGGagtctctgttcttaaaggcgtGGTTGTGGCTTCTCCTGAAGCAAAGCCACGAGCAGGTCTTTATTGTGCCCAGGCATGCGCCAAGGTGCTAATATGCTCCATTCGGGGTGAcccaaaatacagattttaagaaaaaaaaaaagctttgtacaCCGCTGGGTGGACCGGTCAccgtgctgccctgcagctggtgcgggaggctggggcagcgctTGTTAAACAGGAGCTCGGGGAGGTCGTGGCAGGACGGACAGCTGCCGGGTGAAAAGGGCAGAGCTTGCAAAACCCTGCAAAAAGATTGCAAAATGCGGCAGGAAAAGGGGACTCGGCAGTGCCGGGGAAACGATGGGGTGTGGAGAGAGGGGGTGAGGCGGGGGggagcttattttttttatgaagattTAAACCCGATGGAAAGCAGAGAGCCCCCAGTTGCCAGCAGGTGAATGTTTGGGCACCGAGGTGGGATCAGGCCAGGCTGGGGGCCCTGGGGACTGTAAGCCATTTGCTGGCAGTGTTTTGGCCCGGGAACCAGCTCTCTGCGGGACAAAAGCAGGGTCCCCGCTCCCCACGTTGCCCACAGACAGGAGGGAGAGCCGGGCAGGCAGGAGTTTGTGGTGCTTTTCCACCAGCCTTCCTGTTCGAAAACCCTCCCCGAAACAGCCAAGGAAACCACCaagcagacaaagaaaaaaaaaaatgccctcaGGTTTCAGGGAGTTGATTCTCCCCTTGCAGCGACGAGCGCGGTACCTTTCCAATGGCATTTTGTCAGAAAACAAACGCTGCGGCCAAGCAGTACGtctcttgttatttttttttttgcgggaTTTGAGTTCCTACACGAGTCCCGACCTGTGCGCGGAGCGAGTGGGCTGGTCCCATCAGCTTAGGAGGCTGTGTGCCTGCCTCGTTGGGtttcctttgctttgtcttcACCTGGAACACTTTGGTATTTGCTGTTGGGAGAGagagcaaaatatttatttttgatgccACAGAAGCCAAACACTtaaacctttttgttttcttttttttttttttttttttggcgagTGACCCATTCCAGGGGCAAAACACAGAACTCCTTTTGCCCGCCACCTCTCCACCTCTTAAGAAGAACGAATGTGGGTGTTGTGTGTTTTGCCTCCTCGCCGTCAAGGTGTGGATCTTGGGTCTGCTGGCACCGAGCATCCCCTCGGAGATGGGACTGCTTTTTGGCTGAGCTTTCAGGCACGCGCCTGGCTCGCGTGCTCTGAGGCTCATCCGAGGCAGGCGGGATGCTGTCGGGGTGCCGTTCCCACCAGCTCGGCTTTCTGCAATAATTAAAAGTACTTCTCCAATTAGTAGCTAATGGCTTCCGTGGTATTTCCGTAACGTTTCACGACTGCGTGCTGATTTTCCTGTGTGAAGATGAGCGTCGCCTATGGTGGGCTAGAAGAAGAGGTGCTTCAGCAGAACAGCAGCTAAAGGGGACTGACTGCCCGTGTTGGTTGTTGCTCTGAAAACGAGCCGAGCGTTTTGCGAGGTTGTGTGTCCTCTAAACCTGTTTGAAcgacccctttttttttattttagccgACGTCATGAGGTACGGGTCTCACTCCACGAGGTACCTCGCCGTGTGCCCATCAGTGTTGGAAATCCTGCTGCCTGTGTCTtagccctgcccctgcccgtcAGTCTCTGTCCCTCctgtctttcctctttttttaaaaaaagatgcagaCATAATGCTGtgaactgaaataaattatttatacaaTGAAAGGGCctgataaaaaacaaacaaaaaccaacacgTGTCCCTCCGCTTATTTCTCCTTGTCAACACCGCATTTTAGGGCCGCTTCCCAGAGCTCGACACGGCGGAGGTTGCTCCTGCCTCCCTTGGGCACAGGGACAGAGAAGCGACCTGCTTTTGGGCCAGCAGCCCAAAGGACAAACCCTGGGACAGGCCATCCTCTGGGGCATCAGGAGCATGGAAAGCTCTGCAGTGGATGAACTCCAAAACCTTTGACAAGccacctgatttttcagcatctGCGCTCCCGTGTGTAAAAGGGGAGAACACTTCTCTGCCGTGgctattttcttcccctctccctttttgttttaaacctaCGTGAAGGTACTTCACGGCCCTTAGAGGAGTGAGGTCTTGCTTTCGTTTGCTGGAGGAGGTCGGGGGTTTTGTGGTGCAGGCAGGGgcacagctggggctgcaggggttaAGGAGCCAGGCAGGCATTTGGGAACAGGATGCTGCTGGGCTGAGTTGAGCTGCAGGCGGCCCCTGCTCCCGGGTGGCTGCTGACACAGGAAGCTTGGGTGACATCTCGGAGATGAGAGCCAGAGCGGGTGGTAAAtgactttttctattttatttatttatatatttttaagtggtGACTTTGCAGCTGGCAAGGAAACGAGTGAGAGTGGTGACGGTGCGATCTGACGGGGCACGGAGCGAGCACGAACCCTGCGAGAGGTTTACCCAAAGCTCATCCCGCGTGGCCTCCAGCACTCCTGGGTGCGAGGATGTGCTGTGTGCATTGCAGGACCAGGCCCTGGTGTAAAGGGAAGGAGCCATCCCTGAGCTGGGCTCTGCGATGGAAACAGCCAGAAGGGTTGGGGCTGTAGGTTTTGAGAGGTTGGGGCTCGGTGTGTGGCTTCACCAAGGTCTGCTGCCCTCAGGCTGCGAGCAGGGGGGCTTAGCAGGGGTGTCCTGCAATTTATCTAACCCTAAAGCCACTTGTGGCAAAGCTCCTTGTGCCTTCAGCTGCATGGACGGCTAGAGAGTGCCTCTGTCAGCAGGGGCTGTGTGTGTTTGGGCCAGTTGTCATGAAAACCTTGCACAAGGAGCTCCCTGACCTCACAGTGCCCCGAAGCAGCACTCCGGCCCTGATTTATACTGCTGCATCATCTCCCCGAGCAGGGAGGCCAGCAAAACAGCCAGCAAAGCTGGGGCTGTGGTTCCCCAGCACCACGTTTTTTTGGGACCCTGATGGTGTGTGGGGCCCAGGACACCAGGCAGTGCCCCAGGGGGAAAAAGCAGCCAGGAAGCAGCTGGGGTGTCCGCTGCAACAGGGCTCTGCGACTTCTATCACTCAAAGGGCAAGAAACTACAAAAAGTGTCACATCTCAGGGGGTGTTGCTCTAGCTGATGGTGTTTGGGACAGAAATAAGCTCGGAGATGAGCTAGTTGCTTCAGAAACCCCTCCAGCAGCCTGGTGCACCCCACATTTTCCTGCACATCGTTTCATGATGCCTCCTTCATCCCaagagccctgcagctccttgtCTGCACTTTCTGCCTCTGCCTTGCCTCCTGCTCTCTCAGCTGAGCacatccttctccctctctccttccctccccaatTTGCCTTGTTAAGCTAAATCCCTCTGCTTTATTTCAAATGGGATTTGCTCCCAAGCAAGTATCTTTAAAGGGATCATCTTGGTTAATGTAATTCCTGGAGCACTGAAGCTTTGGAGCACAGTGCAGCGCAAAGAGATGTTTCTGTGCACAGCACGAGGTACTTTTCTCAAGGTTTGGGTGGCGTGAGGGTGACCATCTCTTGAGAATAGGCTAAGAAAAACAACCTGCTGATTCAAGCCTAGGCCTTGTTTGCCTTGCTTTCATTCATCCCAAAGCTTCTTCAGCGTGAATTGCCCCCAATTTTTGTATGAGCAGCAAAAGGCCACTGCGGTGAGTCAGGTCTGCAGGACACCAGGCACTTTGCAAGTATAtcaggcaaaataaataaataaattaaataaaaaagagacaGCACTCACCCATTAGGACAAAATTGAGATGTTTCAGCACAAGCATATCCTTAACAAAGGCAGTTTGTGATGAGTAGGGAATATGGAGAGAATAGCCTGAGAATATCTGCTCCAAGGAACCACTCTTTATATCAGCTTAGCTTGTGTTTGCTTCCATCAGATATTTAAGTGAGGAAACCTTATATAAAAAAGCAACTCTCCACAACTACATTCAGGTATTGGTGGCAGGTGAGTGATGAGCCCATTGACCCCGCAGGTGTTTGCGCTGGAGCCATACCCAGCGGCCAGGTGAGCAGCAATAATCCCCCGTGCCCTGGGGCATTGAATCAGCACTAACGACCTCTTTGTCCTCCCTCCCTGACAGTCCTGACTAATGGCATCTCCTGGAAAGCTGCTTGCAAAAATGCTTCAGGATGAGGAGTTTGCCAGAAGTGTTTCTGCACCCATGGCCACGGGGTGCTGGCAAACGCCGGGGAATGGGAGGCAGAGCTCGTCTCACCCAGCAGAATTATTATTGCGTTGTTGTTAGCGTTACTTTGGCCCGGTGTTTCCCAAATTTTGCAGCTGAAAGGGGCTGCTGTCAGCTTGGGAAGTTTCTTGTGACCCAGCGCTGGGGCTGGAGGATTCCCAAAAGCTGGTGTCTGGGGAGACAGGCACACCGTGTGAAGCTCCTGGTCCCATCCAGCGCTGCTGTGGGTCTGTAAGAGAGGGTTGCTAGTGTTTTTCTTACTCCcaaggctaaaaaaaataaatgggtaGTGTCACAATACTCAGATCCCCATCCTAAAGATGCTTAATGCATAGGATTTATGTCTCTCACACGCTGGGGAAAGGGTTTGAGTGGTATTGGGTCAGTGGGAGATCAAGGCAGGCACTCCTGCTTGTGCTGTGGGCAGCAGAGCCGTGTCAAGGTCCAACCCCCAGCATCTCCGTGCCACGCTGCCTTAATTTTATGAGTGGTGGCTCTCTGAAACCCCACCAGCCTCCCAGTGCAAGCGGCTCCCCGACcagggaaagcagagctgggcacTGGGTACGATGCCGTGGCATCAGGGTGGTCCCCTTGCTGTGCCACCCCCTCGGTGCTCGGTCCTGTCCCGTTCTGTGGCTCCAGCCCGTGGTGCTCAGGGTGACATTTCCCGTTCACACTTGGCTGGCTGAGGGTATCCCGGCTTGCTCAACCCTGCTGTGGTTTCGAGTGAGCacggaggtggaaaaaaaaaaaggaaaaaaaaaaaagtggcaatgGGAAATGGGAACACAGGGCAATTGTTGTGCTGGCTAATGTTTAAACAGCTCTCGGAAAGCCCCCTCCCTTGCTGCTTGCACTCTCTACCCCTTCTAACAAGGGGACCCTTTCAACTATTTGGCAACTTCCCCATTCTCTGGCTTCTGCTGCCCATGTAAAATCTCCAAAGGCCGGAGGAGGAATGGCAATGCTGCAGCTTTACAACATTTTCCTGCCCACTGCATCCTCCCAGGACGGACTGTGCTCATTCCCAGCCAGCTTTAGAAACCACCTGAGAAGGAGGAATTTGTCATAAGGTGGTGGGTGCCCAGACGACAAGggactgtaggaaaaaaaatggaaaaataatgctAATCCACACCGTTCTTGTTGTGTGCAACTTGTTCTCCACAACATGGAGAATCGAACTGGGAATCGAACAACCCCTTCCCTGACAatttttctgcagcttctgGCACCAAACCCAGCCGTCTTCCCACCCAGCCCAGCGTCCCTAAAGGTGCTGCCCATCATCATCTTTTCGTCACAAGGGCGTGATGGAAAGAGTAAGCCTAGGCTGGAAAGGGATGAAATAATTCCATGATGAATCACCCCTCACCGGCCACAAAACCTCAGCAGGACAAAGAACTCGTCTGGggccccctcctccctcccctgctggctCCCTGCAAAACTCGAGGAGAGCAAAGGGGAGGGAGCAAAGCTGTTTTACTGAACCTTAGCATCAGCATTTCTTTACAGCCTGCCTGCTTTGTGTCCGTAGCAATCGCCTGGGTGGAATGGGGGAAAACCAGCCTGATTGCAGGCGAGAGGTTCTGGTGGGACGGTGTTTGAAGGGAACGCTGAAGGATAAGGCCATAAACCTGCTGGGAGGTCACTGAAGGGGCTGTTTTGGGAACTGCGAGCCCTGCTGGAGTTTTATCGCTGTGGTCTGAGGGGTTGTAACCTCTGAGGATGCTCTGAGCTGAGCAGAGCATTGCTGTGATTTACTGGCTTATTTTAAGCTGAAAGCTGCCATAGCCCAGGATGAGGGTTAAAGATCCTTGCAAAACTTTGGAAATTAGCCCAGggtacattttatatatatggaTCAGGCTGAGACTGTACCCAGAAGGACAGCCGAGGTGTATTTTGGGGTCACTTGTGCTTGAGCATATATGCACATTggagatgggggggggaagacCACATAAATCTCCCCTAGACAGAAATTGCTATTTCTGTGAATTCTGTAAAACTGAGTTCTGGCATTCTTTGCACTGAAATGGGGCCTGGGAGCCTCTGCTGCGTTTAGGGTCCCCATATGCTTGGTGATCAATAAACCAGGGTGAGAGAAGCCCTGCCCAAAACGTTGGTGCCTGTAACATAACGGAGCTGCTTGGAAACCATCTGGTGCTCCTCCTCCCTCGCCACCCAAAAATGATAATTGGTAAAAAATGAGCCACTCCATGGAAATGCTGATGGCAAAACGCCACCgagggaggtggagggggaTGGCGGGGAGGAACCAAGCAGCACTGGCCTCTTTGTTTGGATAATGCTGAAACAGCAGTGCCGGAATGGCTCACATTTGCTTTGAGATGGCTCTTCAtctggaattatttttaaggCAGTTTCTGTTACTAAATGTATATAATGAAATATACCTTGGCATCTGAGCAGGGCAGAAGGGGAGCGTGTGATCCCCAGCATCGCTCCTCTGTCTGCGTGGCAGCTCCCCAAGCTGCCCAGGGGGAATCTCCTTCCATCCTCTCCATGCCGTGGCCTTTTTCTGGCTGGGTATGCAGGAGTCCCTGCTATCACGAGTCCAGAAATCTCAGGAAACTCTCATCAGAAGAAATCCTAtcccttttcctcctgctcctAATCTCTGGCCCAGTTGGAGCTTCTTTTATCatgaaatatgcagaaaattGTTGGGTTCTACTAATCTGAACTCCTTCAGTCAAGACAGGACTCGGCTTGCAAAGAATGTGAATAATTTATGTGCAGATAATAATGAGAGAGAGAGCACGAGGAAAAGGGAATCTGTCTTTCATTCTCCTCAGTGCTGTTCCTGAGGCTCTGCTGTACCCAGAATAGCCATTCCTGATTATCCCAGGTGGCCTAATTCATCTGGGGACCCTCCCCTGACCCTGTAggctgagcctccttttctggTTTCATGCAGCCCACTGTGGCTGCAATTGCTAAGcgggaaaaaaatacttttctcctCCAGTCCACCCAAGACCTGTATTCCCCTGCATCCCCGCATACCTCGGAGTAGTTTTTGGCTGTAGGCAAGTCCCCAGGAACAGCGCAGAAATCCAGCTTCCAGTTCAAGCTCAAGCCTTGCAAATGCAATGACTCACTCTCAAGAAACCACACGCTGCTGGCATGAGCCAGAAGCCCTGACACATTTTTTTGAGGAGCCCTAGCAAGGGTAAATACATAGCTTGTGAAAAAATGTAACAGCAAAAGAACAGCTTCCATATATCGATTTAATGTATGAAATATCAGGAGATTTTTGACTGCAGGGAAACGTCTGGGGGCCTTACACTGTGTGCTGTGACTTTGAGAGAAAGATTCAGTTCTCAGTTGTTTCTAATGTCCTGCAATGCATAAATAGGATAAAGACACAAAATCATTGAAAACCTACAGCTTAGCTACTCTTTGAGGCAGGGGGAAGCATTGAAAGGAAGGGGCAGGTGTTCAGAAGTAGAACAGAGAGAACCTAGTCATTTCTCCTCTTGATGTGAGCCCCCAGGACACTGCTAAAGGCTGTTCCTGAAAAGCCTGGTCCTGTCGGCGAAACGTATCTGCAAGCACCAGGGACCAGCGGTGGTTAGAGCTGAAAGGTAAACCTGCTTAAGAAGATGCATGCCCTTTATGGAGAGCGGAATATTTGCGGCTTGAAGTCAAATTCAGCAAATAACGCAGGGAACGTTTTCAAAAGctcaaacattatttttttttccccctctccatcTCAAAGGGGGATTCATCTGTTGGTTTTCAAAGCGAAGAGCAGTGCGTGTGAAGTCTAAAGCTGAATTCTTCGCTTCTTCCCTACGTTGCTTTTTTCTTGTCCTGTCTTGACTTTGCTGTTGATGGGGatgcttgaaaaaataaaataaaaatgataataaaacaacaacaaaacaaaccagcCCACAAGGAGACATTTTCTCCTCCCAGTCCTCAACATCCGTCACTAGCAGAGGTTTGCTCAGATCTGGCGGGGGTAGGGTGGGAGTGGggctgtttttctgttcctccttGAAACTTCCCCTTCAGGCAGTTCCACATTAATGGTGGAAATGTCAAAGTCCCCAAGAGTTATGTCTTTACTGATTGTAAAGGGGTGGAGCAGTTAGAGTTTAGGAACAACCACGGTTAAATAGATGAGAGTAGACTAAGCCAGCTGCCTTGAACAACCATGATGGAAGAGCCTGGTTGCCTTGAACTGTCACCTGGGGCTCTGGTGGCACCCCGGGTGTCCTGTGGGGCTGACGGAGAGGACAAGCTGGTCCCACGTGGGGCTGGTCCCATGCTGGTGCCCACCCAGGCCCTTTCCCCTTGACTTCTGCCCTTGCCTGGGGGAGCTGGCATAGGGCAGTCACTGATGCAGGGCTGTGAAGGATGAACACGGACAACATGCCCACGGATAACGTCCCTTTAATTACTATTAATTACTTAATTGTGCTCTCCATGGCTCTGCTTGAGACAACGACATTAATTGCTCACAAACAAGCTCTGGACACTTACAGGCTGTGACAGAGTCAGCAGATCGTTTaaatcccagccctgcaggttTGACCTCAAGGCTCTCCCTTGTTGTCCACCTCCTGACCATGAAGCAATGCAGCTTCTGGTGAATTGCTCAGGGTTTCTGTGTTGGTTTTCCAGACAACTTTCAGGTTGACCTGGTGCCCCAAGGTCTTTCTTTGGGGTGCTGTGACCTTATTCATTAAGTTTCACTTCCCCAGGTAGAGGAGGATTTGTTCAGCTGGTGACTACGTGTGGAGGGCAAGGTGAGGGCTCTGCCACCTCCTATCAAGGCTTGGGAAATCActcagagcagctgcagggtggAATAGGGCAGTCCCACAGTGCTGTCCCTCCTCTCAGCCCCCCTGAAACCAGGTCTGGAGGACCACCCAAGCCAGGAGacacagctcagctctgccctgttCAGGCTGCCTTTCAGCCAACCTCGTACCAAGCTTAGCATCTTTGGGGGAAAATAGAGAGCTCTAACTGCAGAcgaattaaaaatatatcaatacACAAAACATAACACGCACAGAATCTCAAATCAACACTGGCTCCAGGCAACAAAATCAATCACATGCACATTTTCCATGCCACGCTGGCTGCGAGACATGTTCCTAGTGCAGGGTGCGAGCCGCTGAAAAAAACCAAGAACTTACATTTGTATGGATGAAACCAAGAAAACCTAAGGTTGCCACATCAAGAATCATCACATCAGCCAAAAATACATGAAAGCCACATGGCAGCCATTCCCAAGATGAGAAAGGAGGAAGATTCACAGACAGTATCAGAGGTGCTTCATTCCTTTTTCAAGGGTTGTTGCATCAGCATCCAAAACAAGGGTGTGTTTGAATCAGTCCTATGATTCTCCTATCccaataaattattattatactctattaaaagaaaacaaaggcagaaaCACCTGACAGTCTGGGAAACCCGACAGTTTCTGACCAGCCCTCCTCTTGAGCTCCTCTCTCTTATCACCAGCTCTGGCTCCACACATGGGCAGGAGGGATTTGGGGATCAGTGTGCACatgtgtgagtgtgtgtatCACATGCCTTGCACAGCTAGACTGTGGGCACAACTCCCTAAAGATGGTGTTCTCCTAATATTGGCTCAAACGTCCCCAATTATAAGCCAACAAGACTCctt
The sequence above is drawn from the Anas platyrhynchos isolate ZD024472 breed Pekin duck chromosome 7, IASCAAS_PekinDuck_T2T, whole genome shotgun sequence genome and encodes:
- the ARL4C gene encoding ADP-ribosylation factor-like protein 4C, which codes for MGNISSNISAFQSLHIVMLGLDSAGKTTVLYRLKFNEFVNTVPTIGFNTEKIRLSNGTAKGISCHFWDVGGQEKLRPLWKSYSRCTDGIIYVVDSVDVDRLEEAKTELHKVTKFAENQGTPLLVIANKQDLPKSLPVAEIEKQLALHELTPSTTYHIQPACAIIGEGLTEGMDKLYEMILKRRKSLKQKKKR